A window of Nasonia vitripennis strain AsymCx chromosome 3 unlocalized genomic scaffold, Nvit_psr_1.1 chr3_random0004, whole genome shotgun sequence contains these coding sequences:
- the LOC100677815 gene encoding acylamino-acid-releasing enzyme isoform X3, with protein MASAKADKILDVYKELSKNPILTSAEITPTVKRGIKVESVWLQRNLERRKKQKFIRDFSFDSELELLAESFPSDITSEVSKISSNDDTIKAILRDVTADGKSKQFIEIWDKKHLIKSYDLSAFDVHGDVYSEPTFSAFQLSPDNKRLLYVAEKKLKKSEPFYKQKSKHKNKKCEEEEPTRGAEYVFKPEWGEQLVGKHRSVVVILDINEDTIVSLDSIPDDYFPGQVIWAPNGVDIVGVAYKLYPRYLGLKFCTNRESYIFHLKDNIFRKLTAQSDSCRSPRFSPDGNYLVWLERTISTAHHHVQRLMYLKWNTLETPVVLIDTVQDVMIISKNKKFHGLYNQSLTKRCWSDDSKYVFFSTPQRSTIKSYMIDLDTKLITEIDNPNGASLSILDVNKNHISFAKFTPIQPSQLVIGKFDPHGPDVGKLLMKNCTNPLTDINKYNLMYENVEFMYDNNDTVKDFNFTYLGKQQSEKSMPLIAIAHGGPHSVFSNEFNLSHAVFASLGFGVLLINYRGSTGLGGNSIEYILGRVGESDVLDCVTAINTAMKKYPWLDPQRVSLCGGSHGGFINAHLSGQYPEMFKAVVIRNPVIDLAAMFTITDIPDWCPGETGNSAIATLPETSSPSEYTELLKKLLNHSPILHADKVKAPTLIALGSNDLRVPPSQGKLWYYRISANNVPAKVYVYDDNHSLSKDEVEIDFVINTVLWISEHGG; from the exons ATGGCCTCAGCCAAG GCTGATAAAATTTTGGATGTATACAAAGAATTATCTAAAAATCCAATTTTAACCTCGGCTGAAATTACTCCTACAGTAAAACGTGGGATCAAAGTAGAAAGTGTTTGGTTGCAAAGAAATTTAGAAAGACgcaaaaaacaaaagtttATTCGAGATTTCAGTTTTGATTCAGAACTAGAATTACTTGCTGAAAGCTTTCCTTCAGACATAACTTCTGA aGTTTCAAAGATCTCTTCTAATGACGATACGATAAAAGCTATCTTAAGAGATGTCACGGCTGATGGAAAATCCAAACAATTTATAGAAATTTGGGATAAAAAGCATCTTATTAAATCATATGACTTATCTGCATTTGATGTTCATGGAGACGTATATTCAGAAC cTACGTTTAGTGCCTTTCAACTATCACCAGATAACAAGCGGTTACTTTATGTAGCTGAAAAGAAATTAAAGAAAAGTGAGCCTTTCTATAAGCAAAAATctaaacataaaaataaaaaatgcgaagaagaagaacccACACGC GGTGCCGAGTATGTTTTTAAACCTGAATGGGGTGAACAATTAGTGGGCAAGCATCGTAGTGTAGTCGTTATTTTGGATATCAACGAAGATACTATAGTATCTTTGGATTCCATACCAGATGATTATTTTCCAGGACAAGTAATTTGGGCTCCAAATGGCGTCGACATAGTAGGCGTTGCTTATAAGCTATATCCCAGATATCTCGGTCTAAAGTTCTGCACCAACAGAGAATCGTATATCTTCCACCTAAAGGACAACATTTTTC GGAAGTTGACTGCTCAGAGCGATTCTTGTAGATCACCACGGTTTAGTCCTGATGGAAATTATCTAGTATGGTTAGAACGAACTATTAGCACAGCCCATCATCATGTTCAAAGACTTATGTATTTAAAATGGAACACTTTAGAAACT ccCGTGGTACTCATAGATACTGTACAAGATGTGAtgattatttcaaaaaataaaaaattccatGGACTCTATAATCAAAGTCTTACAAAACGTTGCTGGAGCGATGATTCAAAATATGTCTTCTTTAGTACACCTCAACGATCAACAATAAAATCGTACATGATTGACTTgg atacaaaattaataacagaAATAGACAATCCGAATGGTGCCAGCTTGAGTATTTTGGATGTAAATAAGAATCACATATCCTTTGCAAAATTTACCCCTATACAACCATCACAATTAGTTATCGGAAAATTTGATCCTCATGGGCCAGATGTGGGCAAGCTTCTTATGAAAAATTGTACAAATCCTCTTACagatattaataaatacaatcTTATGTATGAAAATGTGGAATTCATGTATGATAATAATGATACCGTTA AGGATTTCAATTTCACTTACTTAGGAAAACAACAATCCGAAAAGTCCATGCCTTTAATTGCCATAGCACATGGAGGACCTCATTCTGTGTTCAGTAATGAATTTAATTTGAGTCATGCCGTTTTTGCAAGTCTtg gttTTGGAGTTTTGCTAATAAATTATCGTGGCTCTACTGGTTTGGGCGGAAATAGCATTGAGTACATTCTCGGAAGAGTTGGAGAGTCCGATGTTCTTGATTGTGTGACAGCAATAAATACAGCAATGAAAAAATATCCATGGTTGGATCCACAACGAGTTAGTTTATGCGGTGGATCACATGGCGGATTCATAAATGCGCATTTGAGTGGGCAATATCCG GAGATGTTCAAGGCGGTCGTGATTAGGAACCCCGTTATTGATTTAGCTGCAATGTTCACTATAACTGATATTCCTGATTG GTGCCCCGGTGAAACTGGCAACTCCGCTATCGCAACATTGCCGGAAACTAGTTCACCATCTGAATACACTGAATTACTTAAAAAACTGTTGAATCATTCGCCAATATTGCATGCAGATAAAGTCAAAGCACCAACCTTAATTGCTTTGGGATCAAATGATCTTAGAGTTCCGCCATCCCAAGGAAAATTATGGTACTATCGTATATCGGCTAACAATGTACCTGCAAA GGTGTATGTGTACGATGATAATCACTCTTTATCAAAAGATGAGGTGGAAATAGATTTTGTCATCAACACAGTGCTTTGGATATCGGAACATGGCGGATAG
- the LOC100677815 gene encoding acylamino-acid-releasing enzyme isoform X2 produces the protein MASAKADKILDVYKELSKNPILTSAEITPTVKRGIKVESVWLQRNLERRKKQKFIRDFSFDSELELLAESFPSDITSEVSKISSNDDTIKAILRDVTADGKSKQFIEIWDKKHLIKSYDLSAFDVHGDVYSEPTFSAFQLSPDNKRLLYVAEKKLKKSEPFYKQKSKHKNKKCEEEEPTRGAEYVFKPEWGEQLVGKHRSVVVILDINEDTIVSLDSIPDDYFPGQVIWAPNGVDIVGVAYKLYPRYLGLKFCTNRESYIFHLKDNIFRKLTAQSDSCRSPRFSPDGNYLVWLERTISTAHHHVQRLMYLKWNTLETPVVLIDTVQDVMIISKNKKFHGLYNQSLTKRCWSDDSKYVFFSTPQRSTIKSYMIDLDTKLITEIDNPNGASLSILDVNKNHISFAKFTPIQPSQLVIGKFDPHGPDVGKLLMKNCTNPLTDINKYNLMYENVEFMYDNNDTVKDFNFTYLGKQQSEKSMPLIAIAHGGPHSVFSNEFNLSHAVFASLGFGVLLINYRGSTGLGGNSIEYILGRVGESDVLDCVTAINTAMKKYPWLDPQRVSLCGGSHGGFINAHLSGQYPEMFKAVVIRNPVIDLAAMFTITDIPDCRRSALTVDERIKFRHWFKCPGETGNSAIATLPETSSPSEYTELLKKLLNHSPILHADKVKAPTLIALGSNDLRVPPSQGKLWYYRISANNVPAKVYVYDDNHSLSKDEVEIDFVINTVLWISEHGG, from the exons ATGGCCTCAGCCAAG GCTGATAAAATTTTGGATGTATACAAAGAATTATCTAAAAATCCAATTTTAACCTCGGCTGAAATTACTCCTACAGTAAAACGTGGGATCAAAGTAGAAAGTGTTTGGTTGCAAAGAAATTTAGAAAGACgcaaaaaacaaaagtttATTCGAGATTTCAGTTTTGATTCAGAACTAGAATTACTTGCTGAAAGCTTTCCTTCAGACATAACTTCTGA aGTTTCAAAGATCTCTTCTAATGACGATACGATAAAAGCTATCTTAAGAGATGTCACGGCTGATGGAAAATCCAAACAATTTATAGAAATTTGGGATAAAAAGCATCTTATTAAATCATATGACTTATCTGCATTTGATGTTCATGGAGACGTATATTCAGAAC cTACGTTTAGTGCCTTTCAACTATCACCAGATAACAAGCGGTTACTTTATGTAGCTGAAAAGAAATTAAAGAAAAGTGAGCCTTTCTATAAGCAAAAATctaaacataaaaataaaaaatgcgaagaagaagaacccACACGC GGTGCCGAGTATGTTTTTAAACCTGAATGGGGTGAACAATTAGTGGGCAAGCATCGTAGTGTAGTCGTTATTTTGGATATCAACGAAGATACTATAGTATCTTTGGATTCCATACCAGATGATTATTTTCCAGGACAAGTAATTTGGGCTCCAAATGGCGTCGACATAGTAGGCGTTGCTTATAAGCTATATCCCAGATATCTCGGTCTAAAGTTCTGCACCAACAGAGAATCGTATATCTTCCACCTAAAGGACAACATTTTTC GGAAGTTGACTGCTCAGAGCGATTCTTGTAGATCACCACGGTTTAGTCCTGATGGAAATTATCTAGTATGGTTAGAACGAACTATTAGCACAGCCCATCATCATGTTCAAAGACTTATGTATTTAAAATGGAACACTTTAGAAACT ccCGTGGTACTCATAGATACTGTACAAGATGTGAtgattatttcaaaaaataaaaaattccatGGACTCTATAATCAAAGTCTTACAAAACGTTGCTGGAGCGATGATTCAAAATATGTCTTCTTTAGTACACCTCAACGATCAACAATAAAATCGTACATGATTGACTTgg atacaaaattaataacagaAATAGACAATCCGAATGGTGCCAGCTTGAGTATTTTGGATGTAAATAAGAATCACATATCCTTTGCAAAATTTACCCCTATACAACCATCACAATTAGTTATCGGAAAATTTGATCCTCATGGGCCAGATGTGGGCAAGCTTCTTATGAAAAATTGTACAAATCCTCTTACagatattaataaatacaatcTTATGTATGAAAATGTGGAATTCATGTATGATAATAATGATACCGTTA AGGATTTCAATTTCACTTACTTAGGAAAACAACAATCCGAAAAGTCCATGCCTTTAATTGCCATAGCACATGGAGGACCTCATTCTGTGTTCAGTAATGAATTTAATTTGAGTCATGCCGTTTTTGCAAGTCTtg gttTTGGAGTTTTGCTAATAAATTATCGTGGCTCTACTGGTTTGGGCGGAAATAGCATTGAGTACATTCTCGGAAGAGTTGGAGAGTCCGATGTTCTTGATTGTGTGACAGCAATAAATACAGCAATGAAAAAATATCCATGGTTGGATCCACAACGAGTTAGTTTATGCGGTGGATCACATGGCGGATTCATAAATGCGCATTTGAGTGGGCAATATCCG GAGATGTTCAAGGCGGTCGTGATTAGGAACCCCGTTATTGATTTAGCTGCAATGTTCACTATAACTGATATTCCTGATTG TAGACGTAGTGCCTTAACTGTGGACGAAAGGATCAAATTCCGACACTGGTTCAA GTGCCCCGGTGAAACTGGCAACTCCGCTATCGCAACATTGCCGGAAACTAGTTCACCATCTGAATACACTGAATTACTTAAAAAACTGTTGAATCATTCGCCAATATTGCATGCAGATAAAGTCAAAGCACCAACCTTAATTGCTTTGGGATCAAATGATCTTAGAGTTCCGCCATCCCAAGGAAAATTATGGTACTATCGTATATCGGCTAACAATGTACCTGCAAA GGTGTATGTGTACGATGATAATCACTCTTTATCAAAAGATGAGGTGGAAATAGATTTTGTCATCAACACAGTGCTTTGGATATCGGAACATGGCGGATAG
- the LOC100677815 gene encoding acylamino-acid-releasing enzyme isoform X4 produces the protein MSSTQINKVLEVYKKLYRIPSIASAKIIPSAKNEIKVQSIWSERNLERRTKQKFFQEFSLNGDKSFPIDISTELLSATSDDENLKAVLRDVNVDGKSKQFIEIWDNQHVSKSYDISAFELHGDIYVEPTFSAFSWSPDNRKLLYVAEKKLPKSEPFYKQKSKPKTDKPTEEEEPTKGTEYVYKPDWGEQLVGKHKSVVVILNVEDDSIVPISTIPEDYFPAQVIWAPNGEDIIGVAYKLKTRYLGLYACTNRESYIFHLKGTEFRRLTTEGVHCISPRLSPDGKHLIWLERNLSAAHHNVQRLMHLKWESSSNAEVLIDTVKKEVKIANNKKFYGLYNQSLPKRCWSDDSNYAFLSTPQRSNIRSYVVNLETKVITEIDNRDGSSLVVADVKQNYIAFIKHSLISPHQLVIGKFEPKVENFGDITLNGLSKPMDVLGKDIMYEHTEFIYDNNDPVKDFNFTYLGKKNEPNQSVPLIAVGHGGPHVSYCNMFHVDYALYATLGFGILQINYRGSTGLGGDNVDYLLGKVGEVDVIDCMTAINLSLAKYPWIDPKRVNAYGGSHGGFLAAHLSGQYPDKFKSVILLNAVVDLASMFTITDIPDWCRAECGYSFLEELPKENDGNYNDIMTKMLKHSPIIHVDRVKAPTLIALGSKDLRVPASQGKQWYYRLAANKVETKLFMYEDNHSLRKDEVEIDNVINTALWLLEHNDK, from the exons ATGTCATCGACACAG atAAACAAAGTATTAGAGGTCTACAAAAAGTTGTATCGAATCCCAAGTATAGCATCTGCAAAAATTATACCCTCAGccaaaaatgaaattaaagTACAAAGTATTTGGTCCGAAAGAAATTTAGAAAGGcgaacaaaacaaaaattttttcaggAGTTTAGTCTCAACGGTGATAAGAGTTTTCCAATCGACATCTCTACTGA ACTTTTATCAGCCACCTCTGATGATGAAAATTTGAAAGCAGTGTTAAGAGACGTTAACGTTGATGGGAAATCAAAGCAATTCATAGAAATCTGGGACAATCAACATGTTAGTAAATCATACGATATATCTGCTTTTGAATTACATGGCGACATTTACGTAGAAC ccACGTTTAGTGCATTTTCTTGGTCACCTGAcaatagaaaattattgtatgtTGCCGAAAAGAAATTACCAAAATCTGAGCCTTTTTATAAGCAAAAATCGAAACCTAAAACTGATAAACCtactgaagaagaagagcccACCAAG GGTACAGAATATGTGTACAAACCAGACTGGGGTGAACAATTAGTCGGCAAGCATAAGTCCGTTGTTGTTATTTTAAATGTTGAAGACGATAGTATTGTGCCAATAAGCACTATTCCAGAAGATTATTTTCCCGCGCAAGTCATTTGGGCTCCAAATGGCGAGGATATAATTGGAGTTGCTTACAAACTAAAAACAAGATATCTTGGTTTATATGCTTGCACTAATAGGGAATCCTACATCTTTCACTTGAAAGGAACAGAATTTC GAAGATTAACGACCGAGGGTGTTCACTGTATATCGCCACGGCTAAGCCCAGATGGAAAACATCTTATTTGGCTCGAACGAAATCTAAGTGCTGCACATCACAATGTCCAAAGGCTTATGCACCTGAAATGGGAAAGCTCTAGTAAT gCAGAAGTATTGATCGATACAGTAAAAAAAGAAGTGAAAATCGCCAACAATAAGAAGTTTTATGGTCTTTATAATCAAAGTCTTCCTAAACGTTGTTGGAGTGATGATTCGAATTACGCATTTCTTAGTACGCCTCAAAGATCTAATATTCGGTCGTACGTCGTCAATTTAG AAACAAAAGTAATTACCGAAATAGATAACAGAGATGGCAGCAGTTTAGTTGTTGCAGATGTTAAACAGAATTatattgcttttataaaacacTCTCTTATAAGTCCTCACCAATTAGTCATTGGAAAGTTTGAACCTAAAGTGGAGAATTTTGGAGACATTACTTTAAATGGATTGTCGAAACCAATGGATGTTCTGGGTAAAGATATTATGTATGAACATACAGAATTTATTTACGATAACAACGATCCAGTTA aggatttcaattttacatatcttggaaaaaaaaatgaaccaAATCAATCGGTACCATTGATCGCCGTAGGTCATGGTGGACCTCATGTTTCCTACTGTAATATGTTCCATGTTGATTACGCGCTATACGCAACTCTAG gttttggaatcttgcaaataaattaTCGTGGTTCGACTGGTTTGGGTGGTGATAATGTTGATTACCTTCTTGGCAAAGTGGGCGAAGTTGATGTTATCGACTGTATGACAGCAATCAATTTATCTTTAGCAAAATACCCATGGATAGATCCAAAAAGAGTCAATGCTTACGGCGGATCCCATGGTGGTTTCTTAGCAGCTCATCTTAGCGGACAATATCCG GATAAATTTAAATCAGTAATATTGTTAAATGCAGTAGTTGATCTTGCTTCAATGTTTACAATAACAGACATTCCCGATTG GTGCCGCGCTGAATGTGGTTATTCTTTCCTGGAAGAACTTCCCAAAGAAAACGATGGAAACTATAATGATATAATGACAAAAATGCTGAAGCACTCGCCTATTATTCACGTGGACCGCGTAAAAGCACCTACACTGATAGCTCTTGGATCAAAAGATTTACGTGTTCCAGCATCCCAAGGTAAACAGTGGTACTATAGACTTGCAGCTAACAAAGTGGAAACTAA atTATTCATGTATGAAGATAACCATTCATTGAGGAAAGATGAAGTCGAAATTGACAACGTCATTAATACAGCTCTTTGGCTATTAGAGCATAATGATAAATGA
- the LOC100677875 gene encoding uncharacterized protein LOC100677875, translated as MADHCKANCIYLLLLFFTSTIGKLDSRKNYIPINLDNPAICNPSTDKVQVIDDLRNRGKRDLAILIEPSHVFDTWYVKYNKHCKFRVKATKGDALFAVVQSMSLRRNGTECLDYIMFTSEFGGPPKRYCGKIDFTNGLKHYIPYEEPNTDNQNGLDFIPAMVEEFSAQGKITTEIFISKQPLLPGEKLDLVITYTPCRDYKITEMIGEGFIRIYNTEHVIDTCINLKYICDHYKNCHSRYCYDEKNCTNIMNRIESDGTGTKVTISAVTTIFLCLIIFTLCLWICRKHKKLCWSPDCAGPSNTVSGSTSGLPMERGEQGAPNPPYVPTAPMLEVAVPSSLHDKDLPPSYDSLFPTQSHAVNT; from the exons ATGGCGGACCACTGCAAGGCGAACTGCATTTATCTTCTTTTGCTGTTTTTCACGAGTACCATCGGGAAACTGGATTCTCGGAAGAACTATATTCCTA TCAATTTGGACAATCCAGCTATTTGCAATCCTTCGACCGACAAAGTTCAAGTTATCGATGATCTCAGGAATAGGGGAAAACGGGATTTAGCTATTCTGATTGAGCCCTCACACGTCTTTGATACTTGGTACGTCAAGTACAACAAACACTGTAAGTTCAGAGTTAAGGCGACCAAAGGTGATGCGCTCTTTGCAGTTGTGCAAAGCATGTCTCTTCGACGCAATGGAACCGAGTGCTTGGACTACATTATG TTTACATCAGAATTTGGTGGTCCACCGAAGAGGTACTGCGGCAAAATTGATTTCACCAATGGTTTGAAACATTACATTCCATACGAAGAACCAAATACAGATAATCAAAATGGCCTAGATTTTATACCAGCTATGGTTGAAGAATTCAGTGCGCAAGGAAAAATAACaactgaaatatttatatCAAAACAACCACTGCTTCCAGGGGAAAAACTTGATTTAGTTATAACATATACTCCATGCAGAg ATTACAAAATCACAGAAATGATTGGAGAAGGATTTATAAGAATATATAATACAGAACATGTGATCGATACGTGTATCAATTTAAAATACATCTGTGatcattataaaaattgtcATAGTCGGTATTGCTATGATGAGAAAAACTGTACAAACATAATGAATCGGATAGAAAGTGATGGAACTGGAACAAAAGTGACCATTAGCGCAGTGAcaactatatttttatgtttgaTTATATTTACGCTGTGCCTGTGGATTTGTCGAAAACACAAAAAACTTTGCTGGTCACCAGATTGTGCAGGACCATCCAATACCGTGAGTGGCAGCACTTCTGGATTGCCAATGGAACGAGGTGAACAAGGTGCACCAAACCCACCATATGTGCCTACAGCTCCAATGCTGGAGGTAGCTGTGCCTTCATCTCTTCATGACAAGGATTTACCACCAAGTTACGATTCTTTATTTCCAACTCAAAGTCATGCTGTTAATACATGA